The genomic region CGAGGCTCGGTTTTACTAGCTTATCCATCCCGGTTACGACTCCCTGACATCCAGACTGATACGACGAAGATCCGGATAAACCATGGCCAGATCGTGATGGGTGGTCAGGATGATCGCGCCACCCTGTTCGGCATGACTGACCAGCAACTGCTCGAGCGCCGCTACACCGGCCTTGTCGATGGCGGTAAAGGGTTCGTCCAGAATCCACAGCGGCTGCCTGGCCAGGTGTAAACGTGCCAGGGCAACACGACGTTGCTGCCCAGCCGACAGACTGTGACAGGGAACATCTTCGTAACCGTAGAGACCCACCTTTTCCAGGGCATCGTTGACGTCATGGTCGGTGACACTGACGTGCAATCCACAATACCAGGCCAGATTTTCCTGAGGGGTGAGTTGGGCCTTGACGCCGACACTGTGGCCAGCATAGAGCAACTCACTAAAATAGCTTTCACGATCATCACGGATAGCAACCCCACGCCAATGAATGTCGCCTTCGAAATCCGCCGACAAACCACAGAGGGCCCGCAGCATAGTGGTTTTGCCACTACCATTGGGCCCTTCAATCTGGAGTATCTCTCCCGGGCTCAGGTCAAAATCCAAAGCCTGGAACAGTACCCGCTCGTCTCGCTCACAACCCAGCTGGCGTACTTCTAGAAAGGGGCTCAAACGGCGCTCCGTATCATGTGTCAGGTTTCTCAACAGCTCTTCGGAAGATAATCAGGCAGCCACTTCCAAAAGCCAATCGAGTCAATTCCATATTGATCAGTTCGACAAAAAGGATCTTAAAACAACCCGTTGCGAACGTTTGCCATTATATACAAAAAGTTTCCAAAACCGATGAGCCTGATCAATAATAGTTCCATAACAGGCCACCATCGGCACTCCGAACCCGCATGTCGATCGATCCCCCCAAGCAAAGCCCTCCCACACCGGCCAACCGCGTGGCTGACAGTTTGCTGCGCTCAACCGGGGATAAGACCGGAAACCCAAATACAGGCAACAAACCGGCAACCGATCCCTTAGGGCGTTTACTGGACACCATCAGCCAACGCTCACCCCCCCAAATTGCCGTCACCATCAAGGCCATCCAAAGCTTTGTGCCCAGTAAAGAACCGGTTATTGAGCTGGTCCGTGACCCGACGCTACTGGTGCGCGCCCTGGTCGCAGGTAAAGAACTATTATTGGCGACCCGCCAATTACCCCCCGTTAACCAGCCGCTGCTGTTGGTTGCCAATGGCAATACGTTGAGCTTGCAACCTCAGCCCGGCACGTCAACCGACCAGGTCCGTTCGGAACTGCTGCAGCAACTGCAACAGCTGACCCCCTTCAGCCGCCGCCCGCTGATAGAGTCGATTCGACAATTGGTCAGTGCTCCCACCGCCCCCCCGGCAACCTCCAACGGGTTAAACCAGCAAACCTTACAAGCGCTGCAATCCCTGCTCGACCGCTTGCCCACGCCCTCGAGCTTCAGCTCTCCCACGACGGTTCGTGAGCAACTGTTAAACAGTGGACTACACCTTGAGCAGCGTTTGTTGCAATTGCCCGGCACAGCTCCCGTAACCAACGGAAAAACAACCCTACCGGGCCAGTCGATATTGCCAACGCAGGTCGCCGACCTCAAAGCGCTTCTGTTGACAACCTTGCAATCGGTCGCCACCAACGTTTCGGGCTTGCCCTCCACTAGCCAGCCCTTACTGCAACTGCTGCAATCACTGCTACCCAGTGCACAAGCTGGCGCCGGCCAGAGCACCGCTTACAGCAGTGAATCGCCGCCACCTCCCCCTCCAAGCTTCCCCCAATTCGCGCAAGCCTTGCTCCCTGCAGAAGGGCGAGCCGGCAGCAGCGAGATCAGCTCGCAACAACTAATGCTGCAACTGGCCACCGCCCTGGCCCGCATTCAAACCCAGCAGGTTCTCAGCGGGCTGCAGCAACAGGGCCTGTCTGCCGACCCCAATGGCCCCCTTAATAGCTGGTTGTACGAGTTACCCGTACGCAACGAACATCAGGTCGACAGTATTCAACTGCTGATCGAGCAATACGCCGATAAAGAGAAGAAAAAGCAACGCGGAGAGCCCGGCTACCGCTGGCAGATCAACCTGGCTTTTGAAATAGCCCCGCTAGCACCCTTTCAGGCACTGCTGAGCCTGATCGATAATCGTGCCTCGATCGCCGTCTGGGCCGATGAGGCCAAGACCCTTCAACTGTTAAGCCAGCATATAGGTTCATTGCGA from Aestuariirhabdus haliotis harbors:
- the ccmA gene encoding cytochrome c biogenesis heme-transporting ATPase CcmA, which encodes MSPFLEVRQLGCERDERVLFQALDFDLSPGEILQIEGPNGSGKTTMLRALCGLSADFEGDIHWRGVAIRDDRESYFSELLYAGHSVGVKAQLTPQENLAWYCGLHVSVTDHDVNDALEKVGLYGYEDVPCHSLSAGQQRRVALARLHLARQPLWILDEPFTAIDKAGVAALEQLLVSHAEQGGAIILTTHHDLAMVYPDLRRISLDVRES
- the fliK gene encoding flagellar hook-length control protein FliK, whose protein sequence is MSIDPPKQSPPTPANRVADSLLRSTGDKTGNPNTGNKPATDPLGRLLDTISQRSPPQIAVTIKAIQSFVPSKEPVIELVRDPTLLVRALVAGKELLLATRQLPPVNQPLLLVANGNTLSLQPQPGTSTDQVRSELLQQLQQLTPFSRRPLIESIRQLVSAPTAPPATSNGLNQQTLQALQSLLDRLPTPSSFSSPTTVREQLLNSGLHLEQRLLQLPGTAPVTNGKTTLPGQSILPTQVADLKALLLTTLQSVATNVSGLPSTSQPLLQLLQSLLPSAQAGAGQSTAYSSESPPPPPPSFPQFAQALLPAEGRAGSSEISSQQLMLQLATALARIQTQQVLSGLQQQGLSADPNGPLNSWLYELPVRNEHQVDSIQLLIEQYADKEKKKQRGEPGYRWQINLAFEIAPLAPFQALLSLIDNRASIAVWADEAKTLQLLSQHIGSLRGALVGAGVEVEELRCKRGLPVPQKTRLDRSLVDIHT